A stretch of DNA from Pseudodesulfovibrio senegalensis:
CCCCTGTTTCTTAGTTGTTGCTGGCAACCGTTGTAATATCAATCTGATCCACAACGACCTTGAGACTTGCCGCGGCATTCCCGTCCTTACCGATGTAGGCATTTGCGGTAATACCTTGGTGTGTAACGACAGAGGCTTTGTCTCCCTTCTGAATAGTCAAAGCCTCGGCCAACTTTCCCCAAATTGCGCATTCATACCAAACAACACGACGATTTTCCCCAACTTTGTAATTGTGAGCGAGGGAAAAATTCAAAACTTTTTTGCCGTTTACATCCTTGACCGGCTCAACCTTTCCCACGTTTCCAGTGATACTTGCAGTAAACATCTTGCCTCCATGTTTAGGTTCATTGGTAAATATTTCTTTGGCCTTACAGTAACTGATTGTCAATAGCTTTCTACCCTTGCGGGGTTTGGGCCGAAGCTATATATATATACAGCCTTCATGGGCCTCCATGTGGGCAGATGGTTTATCCATCTCATTGGTAGGGCCGGGGTGGTTCCCGGCCCATTTTTTATCTCTCCGTCAAATATGCTTCATGGCCAAGCATTCAGCCCTACGACAAATATTAATTTCTTCTTCTTGTTCAAGCTCAAACACAGAGACGGAATAGACACCATTTCCGTGATCTGTGCGTTCTCTATCCGTCCCAACTTCCCTATCAACAATGGACATGAAACGCGCTGCTTGTGTTCCAGTCATTTCTTGAGTTTCATAATGGTACATTTTTTCTCCTGTGTTTTGGTTTTCTGCGCTTCGCTAACATCCTCCCGGCGAGGGGGGCCGGTTGCCCCCCGGCCTTCCCCGGCCCCCCTGCCGGGGAGGATGTTGCCCCACCGGGGCAAATAACCGGCTGTCGCCCTGGGCGCGGCCCTGGCGCGACACTTGCCAGCCAGCAGCGGGAGGAGCCACTAGACAGGTTCCGCA
This window harbors:
- a CDS encoding single-stranded DNA-binding protein; amino-acid sequence: MFTASITGNVGKVEPVKDVNGKKVLNFSLAHNYKVGENRRVVWYECAIWGKLAEALTIQKGDKASVVTHQGITANAYIGKDGNAAASLKVVVDQIDITTVASNN